One stretch of Priestia megaterium DNA includes these proteins:
- the madL gene encoding malonate transporter subunit MadL, which produces MIIFGVALLSICMLIGVIVGDALGGLMGVEANVGGVGVSMLLLVLAVDYLKKKNKLQVKSEEGIAFWGGIYIPIVVAMSAQQNVVAALDGGGMALLAGVVVVVVGFLSIPFISRIGEKAKVNEQEIELSILPKEQIK; this is translated from the coding sequence ATGATAATTTTCGGTGTAGCACTGCTGTCTATTTGCATGTTGATAGGGGTAATTGTAGGGGACGCATTAGGAGGGCTGATGGGAGTAGAAGCCAACGTTGGGGGAGTAGGGGTATCTATGCTTCTTCTTGTACTAGCGGTAGATTATTTAAAGAAGAAAAATAAGCTCCAAGTAAAATCCGAAGAAGGCATTGCTTTTTGGGGAGGTATTTATATTCCTATCGTGGTAGCAATGTCTGCACAGCAAAATGTTGTAGCTGCTCTTGATGGAGGAGGCATGGCGCTTCTTGCAGGGGTGGTAGTAGTCGTAGTAGGCTTTTTATCCATACCATTTATCAGCAGAATAGGAGAGAAAGCGAAGGTGAACGAACAAGAAATAGAGCTTTCTATTTTACCTAAGGAGCAGATAAAATGA
- a CDS encoding LysR family transcriptional regulator: MELLQLKYFQVVARLEHISKAAEELYVSQPALSKTISQLEKELGIRLFDRSGKYIKLNRYGKAFCAKVELALKTLEDAKHELKDMSNDPCEEIRLVVLASSHLLPELLSRFREQYPQVRFRLMQHLTNSNSQPDFDLCISAFPLTTRQIEHTPLLCESILLAVPLDHPLAKQSRVKLNELKNEKFIVLKKGKELRKITDVICKKQNFVPQITFESDDPATVRGLIRAKQGIGFIPEVTWGGSTGKDVKLLKIEEETFERTIFLAWNNGGYVTDLQQIFRQFVIDYFKHLPSGMLHEYI; the protein is encoded by the coding sequence TTGGAGCTTTTACAGCTAAAATATTTCCAAGTAGTTGCTAGATTAGAACATATCAGTAAAGCGGCCGAAGAGCTATACGTATCTCAGCCTGCGCTCAGCAAAACGATTTCACAGTTGGAAAAAGAGCTAGGCATTCGTTTGTTTGATCGAAGCGGTAAATACATTAAATTAAATCGGTATGGTAAAGCATTCTGTGCCAAAGTAGAACTTGCTTTAAAAACATTGGAAGACGCAAAGCACGAGCTAAAGGATATGTCGAACGATCCATGTGAAGAAATTCGCCTTGTTGTATTAGCTAGTTCACATTTGCTTCCAGAGCTATTAAGCAGGTTTCGTGAGCAATATCCTCAGGTGCGTTTTCGACTGATGCAGCATTTGACTAATTCCAATTCCCAGCCTGATTTTGATTTATGTATTTCAGCTTTTCCATTAACAACCCGTCAGATCGAACATACTCCTTTACTTTGTGAATCGATTTTGCTTGCAGTGCCTCTTGATCATCCTTTAGCCAAGCAATCACGTGTAAAGTTAAATGAACTTAAAAATGAGAAATTCATTGTGCTAAAGAAAGGGAAAGAGCTAAGGAAAATAACGGATGTAATTTGTAAGAAACAGAATTTTGTACCTCAAATTACGTTTGAAAGCGATGATCCAGCAACAGTGAGAGGTTTGATTAGAGCGAAGCAAGGAATAGGTTTTATTCCTGAAGTAACTTGGGGAGGTTCTACAGGAAAAGATGTAAAACTGCTGAAAATTGAAGAGGAAACATTTGAACGTACTATCTTTTTAGCTTGGAACAATGGAGGCTACGTGACGGATTTACAACAAATCTTCAGGCAGTTTGTGATTGATTATTTTAAACATTTACCCTCCGGTATGCTTCATGAATACATATAA
- a CDS encoding ABC transporter permease — translation MFKYIGKRLIYMFLSLWLIVTATFFLMRAVPGGPFTSEKQLPPEIQKNLNQYYGLDQPWYHQYFDYLTSILKWDFGPSFKYKGQTVNDLINGGFPVSFMLGMEAILIAIAIGVVLGVIAALKHNKWQDYTAMVIAVLGISVPSFIMAAVLQYVLAMKLQIFPVARWESWAHTVLPALALASTPMAFIARLTRSSMLEVLSNDYIRTAKAKGLSRGVITVKHAMRNAMLPVVSYMGPLVAGILTGSFVIEKIFGIPGLGSHFVLSISNRDYTTIMGVTVFYSILLLFCILLVDIAYGFIDPRIKLTGAKKGE, via the coding sequence GTGTTCAAATATATAGGAAAACGACTTATTTATATGTTTCTATCATTATGGTTGATCGTAACAGCGACCTTTTTCTTAATGCGTGCTGTTCCAGGAGGGCCATTCACATCAGAAAAGCAGCTTCCCCCTGAAATTCAGAAAAATCTAAATCAGTATTACGGTTTAGACCAGCCTTGGTACCATCAGTACTTTGATTATTTAACATCAATTTTAAAGTGGGATTTTGGTCCATCTTTCAAATATAAAGGCCAAACGGTAAATGATTTGATTAACGGCGGATTCCCTGTTTCATTCATGCTAGGGATGGAAGCTATTTTAATAGCAATTGCTATTGGTGTAGTACTTGGTGTTATTGCTGCTTTAAAACATAATAAGTGGCAAGATTACACGGCGATGGTTATTGCAGTTCTAGGAATCTCAGTTCCGAGTTTTATCATGGCAGCGGTATTACAATACGTTCTGGCTATGAAACTACAAATTTTTCCGGTTGCACGCTGGGAATCTTGGGCACACACGGTGTTACCAGCTCTCGCGCTTGCTTCAACCCCTATGGCGTTTATCGCAAGATTAACTCGTTCGAGTATGCTTGAAGTATTAAGCAATGATTATATTCGTACAGCGAAAGCAAAAGGTTTAAGCAGAGGCGTTATTACAGTTAAGCACGCCATGCGAAATGCGATGCTTCCAGTCGTATCCTATATGGGACCTTTAGTAGCAGGGATTTTAACGGGTAGCTTTGTTATTGAAAAAATATTTGGTATCCCGGGATTAGGTTCACACTTTGTACTCAGTATCTCAAACCGAGATTATACAACGATTATGGGCGTAACGGTGTTCTACAGTATTTTACTACTTTTTTGTATCTTGCTTGTAGATATTGCATACGGCTTCATTGACCCTCGAATTAAACTTACAGGTGCTAAGAAAGGAGAGTAA
- the spxA gene encoding transcriptional regulator SpxA — protein sequence MVTLYTSPSCTSCRKAKAWLEENDIGYTERNIFSEPLSIDEIKEILRMTEDGTDEIISTRSKTFQKLDVQVDAMPLQDLYELIQQNPGLLRRPIIIDEKRLQVGYNEDEIRRFLPRKVRTFQLREAQRLVNG from the coding sequence ATGGTTACATTATATACATCACCAAGTTGTACATCTTGTCGTAAAGCGAAAGCTTGGTTAGAGGAAAATGATATTGGATATACAGAGCGTAATATCTTTTCAGAGCCGTTATCAATCGATGAGATTAAAGAAATTTTACGTATGACAGAAGATGGAACAGATGAAATCATTTCAACACGTTCGAAAACTTTCCAAAAACTAGACGTTCAGGTAGACGCTATGCCTTTGCAAGATTTGTATGAATTAATTCAGCAAAATCCTGGCTTATTGCGCCGTCCGATTATCATTGATGAAAAACGTCTACAAGTTGGTTATAATGAAGACGAGATCCGTCGTTTCTTACCACGTAAAGTGCGTACTTTCCAACTTCGCGAAGCTCAAAGACTTGTGAATGGTTAA
- a CDS encoding amino acid permease yields MQGNTQEKELSRGLEERHISLMSLGAAIGVGLFLGSASAIRLAGPGILIMYGISGLIMFFIMRALGEMAVRNPVAGSFSKYANDYLGPLAGYLTGWNYWFMWIITCMAEITAVGVYMEFWFPGVPQWIWALAALVIMTGVNFLAVKAYGELEFWFSLIKVVTIILMIVLGLGMIIFGIGNGGIATGISNLWSHGGFFPNGMKGVLLSLQMVMFAYLGIEMIGVTAGEVKNPEKTLTKAIDNVLWRILIFYIGALFVIMSIYPWPEIGTQGSPFVLTFDKAGIPAAAGIINFVVLTAALSSCNSGIFSTGRMLFNLAQHGEAPKRYANLTKGGVPGAAVIASAIVLLIGVGLNYVVPDKVFTWVTSIATIGAIWTWGIILLSQIRFRRGLSSQQVSDLKYKLPFFPYTSYLSLAFLAGVVVVMGFSSDTRIALIVGPIWFVLLVVVYYSKGFHKR; encoded by the coding sequence ATGCAAGGGAACACGCAAGAAAAAGAATTAAGCCGTGGACTTGAGGAAAGACATATTAGCTTAATGTCTTTAGGTGCAGCTATCGGAGTTGGACTGTTTTTAGGTTCTGCATCCGCTATTCGGTTAGCGGGTCCTGGTATTCTTATCATGTATGGAATCAGTGGTCTTATTATGTTTTTTATTATGAGAGCCCTAGGTGAAATGGCAGTACGAAATCCAGTAGCCGGTTCTTTTAGTAAGTATGCTAACGATTATTTAGGGCCACTTGCTGGTTATTTAACAGGCTGGAACTACTGGTTTATGTGGATCATTACATGTATGGCTGAAATTACAGCTGTTGGAGTATATATGGAGTTTTGGTTCCCGGGTGTACCTCAGTGGATATGGGCACTTGCAGCACTCGTTATCATGACAGGGGTTAACTTTTTAGCTGTAAAAGCATATGGCGAACTAGAGTTTTGGTTTTCTCTTATTAAAGTAGTAACGATTATCCTTATGATTGTGCTTGGACTAGGCATGATTATCTTTGGAATTGGAAATGGCGGTATTGCAACAGGAATCAGTAATTTATGGAGTCACGGGGGCTTTTTCCCGAATGGTATGAAAGGTGTTCTTTTATCACTTCAAATGGTTATGTTTGCTTACCTTGGTATTGAAATGATTGGGGTAACAGCAGGAGAGGTGAAAAATCCGGAAAAGACGTTAACAAAAGCAATTGATAATGTACTGTGGAGAATTTTGATTTTTTACATCGGAGCTTTGTTTGTTATTATGTCTATTTATCCTTGGCCAGAAATCGGAACACAAGGAAGTCCGTTTGTTTTAACATTTGATAAAGCTGGAATTCCCGCTGCAGCAGGGATTATAAACTTTGTAGTGTTAACAGCGGCTTTATCTTCTTGTAACAGTGGAATTTTTAGTACAGGCCGTATGTTATTTAATTTAGCTCAGCACGGGGAAGCACCAAAACGCTATGCCAACTTAACAAAAGGCGGCGTGCCTGGTGCAGCAGTTATTGCTTCAGCTATTGTACTGCTAATCGGAGTTGGCTTAAACTATGTTGTTCCTGATAAGGTGTTCACGTGGGTAACGAGTATTGCGACTATTGGAGCGATTTGGACATGGGGAATTATTTTACTTTCTCAAATTCGCTTCCGCAGAGGATTAAGCAGTCAGCAAGTAAGTGATTTAAAATACAAGCTTCCGTTTTTCCCGTATACGTCGTATCTCTCTCTTGCTTTCTTAGCAGGAGTAGTAGTGGTGATGGGTTTTTCCTCTGATACAAGAATAGCCCTTATTGTAGGTCCGATATGGTTTGTTTTATTGGTTGTTGTCTACTATTCAAAAGGTTTTCATAAAAGATAA
- a CDS encoding TerC family protein yields MDLELITSILLIIGIDIVLGGDNAIVIALASRNLPEYQRNKAIFLGTGLAVIVRIVLTILAVYLLTIPYLQLIGGFLLVIIAFKLLVSEGDDASSIRAGVTLGAAVRTIVFADIVMGLDNVIAVAGAAHGNIILVVTGLLVSVPIIVWGSKLILYLMERFPLLVYGGAAILAYTAGNMIGHEKNLHSFFADHTSLGTFIPFIIIAVVLISGMVVNSFRSTK; encoded by the coding sequence TTGGATTTAGAATTAATAACCTCCATTCTTCTTATTATCGGTATCGATATTGTATTAGGTGGAGACAACGCTATTGTTATTGCCTTAGCAAGCCGCAACTTACCTGAATATCAGCGAAATAAAGCTATTTTTTTAGGGACTGGCTTAGCAGTGATAGTTCGCATAGTACTTACTATTTTAGCTGTTTATTTACTAACTATTCCTTACTTGCAGCTCATTGGCGGTTTTTTATTAGTGATCATTGCCTTTAAGCTTCTTGTATCAGAAGGTGATGATGCATCTTCAATCCGTGCAGGTGTGACATTGGGCGCCGCTGTAAGAACGATTGTATTTGCTGATATTGTAATGGGCCTAGATAATGTAATAGCTGTAGCAGGCGCAGCTCATGGAAATATTATCTTGGTTGTCACAGGATTACTCGTATCCGTCCCCATTATTGTTTGGGGAAGCAAGCTCATTTTGTATTTGATGGAACGATTTCCCCTGCTCGTTTATGGTGGAGCAGCTATTTTAGCTTATACTGCTGGAAATATGATTGGACATGAAAAGAACTTACATTCATTCTTTGCAGACCATACATCTCTAGGAACATTTATTCCGTTTATAATAATTGCTGTTGTGCTGATAAGCGGCATGGTTGTTAATAGCTTTCGTTCAACAAAATGA
- a CDS encoding amino acid permease, translating into MKDKKWGLWFLTAFVVGNMVGGGVFMLPSNLANVSSPIGSTLAWVATGLGVFMIALVFGNLVMRKPELKGGPQSYAANLFSSPKAGKVAGYSMAWGYWAANWAATASVIISFAGYLTTFFPVMESKDILFSVGDFQLEAGKFITFLVCSIVLWGIQAILQRDINSAGNINFITTAAKIIGFGLFIVVALSLFSASNLVSTEFVNSKGINVGLGSQVNGAAIATLWAFIGIESAVLLSNRAKSQKVVKKATLLGLLISMVIYVGITLLAMGILSTAQLQQSQKPLVDTLEMVIGHKGAYVMAILALISLLGSTVGWIVVSAEVPYQAAKSGLFPQWFAKTNQNNSPARSLTLTNGLTQLFLFATISGTVSQAYNFAIVVATLAYLVPYFVTTVYQLKLIVTGETYDIIKGSRVKDGIIASLALIYSLWVIKTGTADLKTFFLGIGLFVIGLLLYPILMRRGKAHQLLNK; encoded by the coding sequence ATGAAAGATAAAAAATGGGGACTTTGGTTTTTAACAGCCTTTGTAGTTGGTAATATGGTAGGCGGCGGAGTATTTATGCTTCCTTCTAATTTAGCAAACGTATCAAGTCCAATCGGTTCAACGCTTGCTTGGGTTGCAACAGGTCTTGGCGTGTTCATGATTGCTCTTGTATTCGGAAACTTAGTCATGAGAAAGCCTGAATTAAAAGGAGGGCCTCAAAGTTATGCAGCCAATCTTTTTTCATCGCCTAAAGCAGGTAAAGTAGCAGGATATAGCATGGCTTGGGGCTACTGGGCAGCAAACTGGGCTGCAACAGCATCTGTCATCATATCGTTTGCGGGATATTTAACAACGTTCTTTCCAGTAATGGAGAGTAAGGATATTTTATTTTCAGTCGGAGATTTTCAATTAGAAGCTGGAAAATTTATTACGTTTTTAGTATGTTCTATTGTACTATGGGGAATTCAAGCTATTTTGCAGCGAGATATCAATAGCGCCGGTAATATTAACTTTATCACAACGGCGGCTAAAATTATTGGATTCGGTTTATTTATTGTTGTGGCGCTATCGCTATTTAGCGCATCCAACCTGGTCAGTACAGAATTTGTTAATTCAAAGGGTATAAATGTAGGGTTAGGAAGTCAGGTCAATGGGGCAGCCATTGCTACGCTGTGGGCGTTTATCGGAATTGAATCAGCTGTACTATTATCTAATCGTGCAAAATCACAAAAAGTAGTAAAGAAAGCAACGCTGCTTGGATTATTAATTTCAATGGTTATCTATGTAGGAATTACGCTTCTAGCTATGGGGATTCTTTCAACAGCTCAGCTGCAGCAGTCTCAAAAGCCTTTGGTAGATACGTTAGAAATGGTTATTGGACATAAAGGTGCTTACGTAATGGCCATTTTAGCACTTATTTCTTTATTAGGTTCTACTGTTGGATGGATTGTTGTTAGTGCAGAAGTTCCTTATCAAGCAGCAAAATCAGGGTTGTTTCCACAGTGGTTTGCTAAAACGAATCAGAACAATAGTCCAGCCCGCTCACTAACATTAACAAATGGCTTAACACAGTTGTTTTTGTTTGCGACTATTTCAGGTACAGTTTCGCAAGCCTATAATTTTGCTATCGTGGTAGCTACTCTCGCTTATTTAGTTCCTTATTTCGTGACGACAGTTTATCAATTAAAGCTTATTGTGACGGGTGAGACGTACGATATCATTAAAGGATCGCGAGTAAAAGACGGAATTATTGCCTCATTAGCACTTATTTATTCGCTTTGGGTGATTAAGACAGGGACAGCTGATTTAAAAACATTTTTCTTAGGTATTGGCTTATTTGTAATCGGGCTGTTGCTGTATCCTATCTTAATGAGACGAGGAAAAGCACATCAGCTATTAAATAAATAA
- the madM gene encoding malonate transporter subunit MadM has product MMNMIKEGLENNGLITAFAIIGIVMYIAYFLSDKLTKGRVHGSAIAIMFGLILAYIGGVNTGGEKGISDIQLFSGIGLMGGGMLRDFAIIATAFGASFSEVKKTGISGITALFFGVFYSFVIGVVIALCFGYRDPVALTTIGGGAVTYIVGPVSGTAIGASSDIIALSIAIGLIKSISVMILTPIFAKKIKLNNPRTAMIYGGVMGTTSGVAAGLAATDVKLVPYGAMTATFYTGLGCLLVPSILFLLTEIIF; this is encoded by the coding sequence ATGATGAATATGATCAAAGAAGGATTAGAAAATAACGGGCTGATTACAGCATTTGCTATTATTGGGATTGTCATGTATATTGCTTATTTTTTATCAGATAAATTAACAAAAGGAAGAGTTCACGGATCTGCTATTGCTATTATGTTTGGATTAATCCTTGCATATATCGGTGGAGTGAACACAGGAGGAGAGAAAGGAATTTCTGATATACAGTTATTTTCAGGAATTGGTTTAATGGGCGGAGGGATGCTGCGAGATTTTGCCATTATTGCTACTGCGTTCGGCGCCAGTTTTAGCGAAGTCAAAAAAACGGGAATCAGTGGGATTACGGCCTTGTTCTTTGGGGTTTTCTATTCCTTTGTAATAGGTGTAGTTATTGCTCTTTGTTTTGGATATAGAGATCCCGTTGCTTTAACCACAATCGGAGGAGGAGCGGTGACCTATATTGTGGGGCCGGTTTCTGGAACTGCGATTGGAGCCTCTTCTGATATTATTGCGTTAAGTATAGCTATAGGATTAATTAAATCCATTTCAGTTATGATTTTGACACCGATATTCGCTAAGAAAATCAAATTAAACAACCCTCGTACAGCAATGATCTATGGAGGAGTTATGGGGACGACGAGCGGTGTAGCAGCTGGTTTAGCCGCGACAGATGTAAAACTTGTACCCTACGGAGCCATGACAGCTACATTTTATACAGGTCTTGGTTGCTTACTCGTACCATCTATCCTTTTTTTACTCACAGAGATTATTTTTTAA
- a CDS encoding GNAT family N-acetyltransferase produces MNWYEKLSQYFPIEEMKSKKHIETLLQERSDIYHKNEGPHHVLMYVETDQFIFIDYLFVSKDARGQGLGGKLIDELKQHNKPIILEVEPVDYKDSDSAKRLHFYKRADFKHAQTIGYNRRSLATNEINQMEILYWSPTSETEESILNKMKKTYELIHTYKDKEIYGASYQPADQVLKIDKNRKDGDILADL; encoded by the coding sequence ATGAATTGGTATGAAAAACTAAGTCAATATTTTCCCATTGAAGAAATGAAATCAAAGAAGCATATCGAAACGCTTTTACAAGAACGCAGCGATATTTATCATAAAAATGAAGGACCTCATCACGTATTAATGTACGTGGAAACAGACCAATTTATCTTTATTGATTACCTCTTTGTTTCAAAAGACGCCCGAGGTCAAGGACTTGGCGGTAAACTAATTGATGAGTTAAAACAGCATAACAAACCAATTATCTTAGAAGTAGAGCCTGTAGACTATAAAGATTCAGACTCGGCAAAACGACTGCATTTTTATAAACGTGCAGACTTTAAGCATGCTCAAACAATTGGCTATAACCGCCGGTCATTAGCTACAAATGAAATTAACCAGATGGAAATTCTATATTGGTCTCCTACCTCTGAAACAGAGGAAAGCATTTTAAATAAAATGAAAAAAACGTACGAGTTAATTCATACGTACAAAGACAAAGAAATATACGGTGCGTCTTATCAGCCAGCAGATCAAGTACTAAAAATTGATAAGAATCGTAAAGACGGCGATATCTTAGCAGATTTATAA
- a CDS encoding ABC transporter permease: MQQLPKIPKEMFETAGIDRAQAEKIEKPSLSFWQDVFIRFRKNKLAMFGVVLMVLLVFMAIFGPLMVKYDYATNDLLNANQAPSSEHWFGTDELGRDVFARTWEGARISLFIGLAAALIDLFIGVVWGSISGYRGGRTDETMMRVADILYGVPYLLLVIILMVMLGQGLGTMILAMTITGWINMARIVRGQVLQLKNQEYVMASQTLGATTKRILFKHLIPNATGPILVTMTLTIPSAIFTEAFLSYLGLGVPAPLASWGTMASEGLPALEYYPWRLFFPGLFICLTILAFNVIGDGLRDALDPKLRK; the protein is encoded by the coding sequence ATGCAGCAACTTCCGAAAATTCCTAAAGAAATGTTTGAAACAGCAGGGATTGACCGCGCTCAGGCAGAAAAGATTGAAAAACCGAGTCTTTCATTCTGGCAAGATGTTTTTATTCGTTTTCGCAAAAATAAGCTTGCTATGTTTGGTGTAGTACTAATGGTTCTCCTTGTTTTTATGGCTATATTTGGTCCATTGATGGTGAAATATGATTATGCAACCAATGATTTACTGAATGCTAATCAGGCTCCATCTTCTGAGCACTGGTTCGGTACAGATGAATTAGGGCGTGATGTTTTTGCTCGTACGTGGGAAGGCGCTCGTATTTCATTATTTATCGGGTTAGCAGCAGCTTTAATTGATTTATTCATCGGCGTAGTTTGGGGAAGCATCTCTGGATACCGCGGCGGCCGTACGGATGAAACAATGATGCGTGTTGCGGATATCTTATATGGTGTTCCTTACCTTTTACTGGTTATTATTTTAATGGTTATGCTTGGCCAAGGGTTAGGCACGATGATTTTGGCGATGACCATTACCGGCTGGATTAACATGGCCCGTATTGTGCGTGGACAGGTATTGCAGTTGAAAAACCAAGAGTACGTAATGGCTTCACAAACATTAGGAGCAACAACAAAACGTATTTTATTTAAACATCTTATTCCTAATGCAACAGGCCCAATTTTAGTAACAATGACACTAACGATTCCTTCAGCAATCTTTACAGAAGCATTTTTAAGCTACTTGGGACTAGGCGTTCCGGCACCGCTTGCAAGCTGGGGAACAATGGCTTCAGAAGGCTTACCTGCTTTGGAATACTATCCTTGGCGCTTATTTTTCCCAGGTTTGTTTATCTGTTTAACAATCTTAGCGTTCAACGTAATTGGTGATGGATTACGAGATGCGTTAGATCCAAAACTACGTAAGTAA
- a CDS encoding ABC transporter ATP-binding protein, which yields MTDKLLEIKGLKQHFFTSKGTIKAVDGLTFDIFRGETLGLVGESGCGKSTTGRTIIRLYDATSGEVLFNGENVHGRKSRSELKKFNRKMQMIFQDPYASLNPRMTVADIIAEGIDIHGLAKTRKERMAKVHELLETVGLNKEHANRYPHEFSGGQRQRIGIARALAVEPDFIIADEPISALDVSIQAQVVNLMKKLQRERGLTYLFIAHDLSMVKYISDRIGVMYRGKIVELAPSDELYRNPVHPYTKALLSAIPLPDPDSEKTRQRKIYDPSIHDYNGEEPELREVSPGHYVSCSQAEFATYTT from the coding sequence ATGACAGATAAATTATTAGAGATTAAAGGCTTAAAACAACATTTTTTCACAAGTAAAGGAACAATTAAAGCAGTTGATGGTCTGACGTTTGACATCTTCCGCGGAGAAACATTAGGGCTTGTAGGTGAATCCGGTTGCGGAAAGTCAACGACAGGCAGAACAATTATTCGTTTATACGACGCTACTAGCGGTGAGGTGCTATTTAATGGCGAAAATGTACATGGTCGCAAATCTCGCTCAGAGCTTAAAAAATTCAATCGTAAAATGCAAATGATTTTCCAAGATCCATATGCGTCGCTTAACCCTCGTATGACCGTAGCAGATATCATAGCAGAAGGCATTGACATTCACGGTTTAGCTAAGACGAGAAAGGAGCGTATGGCAAAGGTTCACGAGCTTCTTGAAACAGTGGGGCTTAACAAAGAACATGCAAATCGCTATCCACATGAGTTTAGTGGCGGCCAGCGTCAGCGTATCGGTATCGCAAGAGCACTGGCAGTAGAACCTGATTTTATCATCGCAGATGAACCAATCTCAGCTTTGGACGTATCTATACAAGCTCAAGTTGTTAACTTAATGAAGAAGTTACAGCGTGAACGTGGACTAACATATTTATTTATCGCCCATGATTTGTCAATGGTAAAATACATCAGTGACCGCATCGGCGTTATGTACAGAGGTAAGATTGTAGAGCTTGCACCAAGTGATGAACTTTATCGAAACCCTGTTCATCCATATACAAAAGCGTTACTTTCAGCTATTCCGCTTCCCGATCCTGACAGTGAAAAAACGCGTCAACGCAAAATTTATGATCCAAGTATACATGACTATAACGGTGAAGAACCGGAGCTTAGAGAAGTATCTCCAGGTCACTACGTGTCTTGTTCTCAAGCTGAGTTTGCCACATATACAACATAA
- a CDS encoding ABC transporter ATP-binding protein → MSRLLEVKNLAVSFKTYGGEVQAVRGVNFHLNKGETLAIVGESGSGKSVTSQTIMRLIPMPPGQIKSGEMLFDGIDLAKKTDKEMEAIRGKDIGMIFQDPMTSLNPTMKVGAQIGEVVIKHSKVSKTEAKKRAVELLTLVGIPFPEQRVNQYPHEFSGGMRQRVVIAMALASNPKLLIADEPTTALDVTIQAQILELMKDIQKKTDTSIIFITHDLGVVANVADRVAVMYAGQIVEMGTVDEVFYDPKHPYTWGLLASMPSLDNEAEEELAAIPGTPPDLTNPPKGDAFAARNPYAMKIDFEQEPPMFKISDTHYAKTWLLHPDAPKVEPPASVQRRMRKVDNVYSTPVLVAKDGE, encoded by the coding sequence ATGTCACGTTTATTAGAAGTAAAGAATTTAGCTGTATCATTTAAAACATATGGCGGAGAAGTTCAAGCTGTTCGCGGCGTTAACTTCCACTTAAATAAAGGTGAAACTTTAGCAATTGTTGGTGAGTCAGGATCTGGTAAAAGTGTAACTTCACAAACAATCATGCGCCTTATTCCGATGCCTCCTGGCCAAATTAAAAGCGGTGAAATGCTGTTTGACGGCATTGATTTAGCTAAGAAAACGGATAAAGAAATGGAAGCTATTCGCGGTAAAGATATCGGTATGATCTTCCAAGATCCGATGACTTCCTTAAATCCCACGATGAAAGTTGGGGCTCAAATTGGTGAAGTTGTAATCAAGCATTCCAAAGTGTCTAAAACAGAAGCGAAAAAACGGGCAGTCGAGTTATTAACGCTTGTAGGAATTCCTTTTCCCGAACAGCGTGTGAATCAATATCCGCATGAATTCAGCGGCGGGATGAGACAGCGTGTTGTCATTGCGATGGCTCTTGCTTCTAATCCGAAGCTATTGATCGCTGATGAACCAACAACGGCGCTTGATGTAACAATTCAAGCTCAAATTTTAGAGTTGATGAAAGACATTCAGAAAAAAACGGATACATCTATTATTTTTATTACCCATGATCTTGGTGTAGTAGCAAATGTAGCAGATCGAGTAGCCGTTATGTACGCTGGTCAAATTGTTGAAATGGGCACAGTGGATGAAGTGTTTTACGATCCGAAACATCCGTATACGTGGGGACTGCTAGCTTCTATGCCAAGCTTAGATAACGAGGCAGAAGAAGAGCTGGCTGCTATTCCTGGAACGCCGCCAGATTTAACTAATCCTCCAAAGGGAGATGCATTTGCAGCGCGAAATCCATACGCAATGAAAATTGATTTTGAGCAAGAACCTCCAATGTTCAAAATATCTGATACGCACTATGCGAAAACATGGCTGTTACATCCCGATGCACCAAAAGTAGAGCCGCCTGCTTCAGTTCAGCGCCGCATGCGTAAAGTTGATAATGTATACAGTACACCTGTACTCGTAGCGAAGGATGGTGAATAA